A single genomic interval of Pyrobaculum arsenaticum DSM 13514 harbors:
- a CDS encoding class II glutamine amidotransferase produces the protein MCRILLFFGTPKQAFLKSFVEISRRDRTLGLSHGSGWGILYARNGEYGLYKSTRPIWESYIEPPTGYELYLLHSRLASVGGVSPANTHPIVYGDFAIAHNGTFRKEEMAEDLKKRGLDITTGGATDTELFLKAFVDSGGDVKTLVELSKWAIHYLDKEEPMMNIAIVDLRNAEAYFVTYRASEEPHYVPVYRIGEITVVASEPLDDEPWSPLPNGSIAKIANGFVNITKFI, from the coding sequence ATGTGTAGAATCCTACTTTTTTTCGGAACTCCCAAGCAGGCCTTTTTGAAGTCTTTCGTTGAGATCTCTAGGAGGGATAGAACTCTCGGTCTTTCGCACGGATCTGGCTGGGGCATATTATACGCTAGGAACGGCGAATACGGACTATATAAATCCACCAGGCCAATATGGGAGTCATATATAGAACCCCCCACTGGTTATGAACTATATTTACTGCACTCCCGCCTCGCATCTGTGGGAGGCGTGTCCCCCGCCAATACCCACCCAATAGTCTACGGCGACTTCGCCATTGCCCACAACGGGACGTTTAGAAAGGAGGAAATGGCCGAGGATTTGAAAAAGAGGGGGCTCGACATAACCACAGGCGGCGCCACCGACACCGAGCTGTTCCTAAAAGCATTTGTAGATTCCGGTGGTGACGTCAAGACCTTGGTCGAACTGTCCAAGTGGGCAATCCATTATTTAGACAAAGAGGAGCCAATGATGAACATAGCAATCGTCGACTTAAGAAACGCCGAGGCCTATTTCGTCACGTACCGAGCCTCAGAGGAGCCTCACTACGTCCCAGTCTACCGCATAGGAGAGATAACCGTCGTGGCCTCGGAGCCGCTTGATGATGAGCCGTGGTCGCCTCTGCCAAATGGATCAATCGCAAAAATCGCGAACGGCTTTGTAAATATCACGAAATTTATATAG
- a CDS encoding glutamate synthase — protein MCGIVGLYSLRQKVPVEVVVRALDVMKERGTPHGAGLALYNPSDKPRIKAFTRQPIGNRYVKLYNDLYDVELTELINIDGYIYLNSKWIDVYKVVGWPNDIVKIYGISGLSSNIWLGHTRYPTNSPGRLPYYSHPFTAGDVAIVHNGDLSSYGSNINFIRYRAHVKFTGNDSEAIAYLLSFLASELGVEEAVEELMYGRRYRWARLDGPYAVSFIIGGPKPVFGAFVDPQHFRPLYVGTTDSMLIVASEAAAIKAIEPRAAVWALRSGEYIIAEGDEVRGNFRKRYVYPELPQPPEDAIDASQYDAVSLAPVVRAELQKRGEVKVVNVLGHRYLGNGMSSGILKVWGVVGNASANVMSGGVYFVYGDVQDDFGDAMNGGLAAIFGNAGDAVGQAKRGGEIYVYGDVGSRAAIQHRGGVMVVGGSAGKYLGEYMGGGTVVVLRATNNEEVGNMIGRGMVGGEIYIRGEVPMDYISPVDKRALERYAKSLLIDGLAGVEDYTKLLDGAEPLAVEHRELTEEEIAKLSPYITKFNNIFNLNIKISRDIFTIIRPKK, from the coding sequence ATGTGCGGAATAGTGGGGCTTTACTCATTACGCCAGAAGGTGCCGGTAGAGGTGGTCGTGAGGGCACTCGATGTTATGAAAGAGCGTGGAACCCCCCACGGGGCAGGACTTGCGCTTTACAACCCCTCTGATAAGCCGAGGATAAAGGCCTTCACCCGCCAACCCATCGGCAACAGATATGTCAAGCTATACAATGACTTATATGACGTCGAACTTACAGAATTAATAAATATAGATGGATATATTTACCTAAATAGTAAATGGATAGATGTATACAAAGTTGTCGGGTGGCCCAACGATATAGTAAAGATATACGGAATCAGCGGATTGTCCAGTAATATATGGCTGGGGCACACCAGGTACCCTACCAACAGCCCGGGGAGGCTACCCTACTATTCCCATCCGTTTACCGCCGGCGACGTTGCCATAGTCCACAACGGCGACTTGAGCAGCTACGGATCCAACATCAACTTCATACGGTACAGAGCCCACGTCAAGTTCACGGGCAACGACAGCGAAGCGATTGCCTACCTCTTGTCGTTTTTGGCAAGCGAGTTGGGCGTCGAGGAGGCGGTGGAGGAGCTGATGTATGGGCGCCGGTACAGATGGGCCCGCCTCGACGGGCCTTATGCGGTCAGCTTCATAATCGGCGGCCCAAAGCCCGTGTTCGGCGCCTTTGTAGATCCGCAACACTTCCGCCCGCTGTACGTCGGCACGACAGACTCAATGCTTATAGTCGCCTCGGAGGCGGCTGCCATAAAGGCCATTGAGCCGAGGGCCGCTGTGTGGGCCTTGAGAAGCGGCGAGTACATAATAGCAGAGGGAGACGAGGTGCGCGGAAATTTCAGGAAAAGGTATGTCTACCCCGAGCTACCCCAGCCCCCCGAAGACGCAATAGACGCGAGCCAATACGACGCAGTATCGCTGGCGCCGGTGGTTAGGGCCGAGCTCCAGAAGCGCGGCGAGGTAAAAGTGGTGAACGTCCTCGGGCATAGGTACCTCGGCAACGGCATGTCCTCGGGAATTCTCAAAGTCTGGGGCGTGGTGGGGAACGCCTCAGCAAACGTAATGTCCGGCGGAGTCTACTTCGTATACGGCGACGTACAGGACGACTTCGGGGACGCCATGAACGGGGGGTTAGCCGCCATCTTCGGCAACGCGGGCGACGCAGTGGGGCAAGCCAAAAGAGGCGGCGAGATTTATGTGTACGGCGACGTCGGCTCGAGAGCGGCCATTCAACACAGAGGCGGCGTAATGGTAGTGGGAGGCTCAGCGGGCAAGTACCTCGGCGAATACATGGGAGGGGGCACCGTGGTGGTGCTCCGCGCCACAAACAACGAGGAGGTGGGCAATATGATAGGCAGAGGCATGGTAGGAGGCGAGATATATATAAGAGGCGAAGTGCCCATGGATTACATAAGCCCCGTGGATAAAAGAGCATTGGAGAGATACGCCAAGTCGCTCCTAATCGACGGCCTCGCCGGGGTCGAGGACTACACAAAACTCCTAGACGGAGCCGAGCCCCTGGCAGTAGAACATAGAGAACTCACCGAGGAGGAAATAGCAAAACTAAGCCCATATATTACTAAATTCAATAATATATTTAACTTAAACATAAAAATAAGTAGAGATATATTCACAATAATAAGGCCTAAGAAATAG
- a CDS encoding glutamate synthase-related protein, with protein sequence MRLWNIYLKPAVHRVPEFWSHEKIEYIRRSSQEGIPPYALEEAPSKIGRLLDRLVFKDLRPREVNELLKKADGLDVDVGLDFFGTRLTAPIYLGDMSFGALSGNPNIAIAKVSTEEGMVAGIGEGGLHPEVAKYRNIVVQWASARFGMDMALLRAGLAVNIKIGQGAKPGIGGHLPGIKVTKIIAELRKIPEGSEALSPAPHHDIYSIEDLAQRVKALRDLTGKPVLVKVAAVNKIMYVAVGVSRSTAEGIIIDGAGAGTGATPISVRNHLGIPIDYAIPVVDKWLRENGARSNFLVIGGGMLYSASDIAKLIALGADMANIGTAALLSFGCIMCHSCHTGGCPTSLTNMIGARPDLDIEWASAMLRRYLRALRLGLKAILYSLGMDSLKELAGRRDLLGLYYADEAVASTIGVDLMAEGEIAYFQEYAPTMPREVYEEGKVPIIGMGGVVPGYTYPARRPLDLLRIEAAQVTHPSVDPYREEVDVRVYVNGFSYDTPIVVPGLERAAVMAGYALGALVDGAGCPEPEYCLSTLPHVRLPPSRDIEPREGIVIIDERLKGDAWLEEAVALLDEKARQAGIREKMTIIAAGRLSSGADVYKLAALGADLVEPREAFELLASRQAPSYAAKRRWYENLISVLTKELKLAMGAGGITDYYHMVGNKDLLRSLDGRIAARLNVPVAGN encoded by the coding sequence GTGCGTCTGTGGAATATATACCTGAAACCGGCGGTACATAGGGTGCCGGAATTCTGGAGCCACGAGAAGATAGAGTATATACGCCGGTCCTCCCAGGAGGGCATTCCGCCCTACGCCTTGGAGGAGGCACCTAGCAAAATCGGCCGCCTCCTCGACAGGTTGGTCTTCAAGGACCTGCGCCCCCGCGAGGTCAACGAGCTTTTGAAAAAGGCCGACGGCCTCGACGTGGATGTAGGCCTCGACTTCTTCGGCACGAGGCTCACAGCGCCTATATACCTGGGGGATATGTCATTTGGAGCGCTAAGCGGCAACCCCAACATAGCTATAGCCAAGGTCTCCACAGAGGAGGGCATGGTGGCCGGCATAGGCGAGGGCGGGCTCCACCCCGAAGTGGCGAAGTACAGAAATATAGTGGTGCAGTGGGCCTCGGCGCGTTTCGGCATGGACATGGCGTTGCTTAGGGCGGGCTTGGCGGTGAATATAAAGATAGGCCAAGGGGCGAAGCCAGGTATAGGAGGCCACCTCCCCGGGATAAAGGTGACGAAAATTATCGCGGAGCTGAGGAAAATACCCGAAGGTAGCGAGGCACTTTCGCCGGCACCTCACCACGACATATATTCAATAGAGGATCTGGCGCAGAGGGTGAAGGCCTTGAGAGACCTCACAGGCAAGCCTGTCCTCGTTAAGGTGGCTGCTGTAAACAAGATAATGTACGTGGCGGTTGGGGTATCGCGGTCCACAGCTGAGGGCATAATAATAGACGGCGCCGGCGCCGGGACGGGCGCCACGCCCATATCTGTGCGCAACCACCTAGGCATACCCATAGACTACGCAATACCGGTGGTGGACAAATGGCTCAGGGAAAACGGGGCAAGGAGCAACTTCCTGGTAATCGGCGGGGGGATGTTGTACAGCGCCTCGGACATAGCCAAGCTGATAGCCCTCGGCGCCGATATGGCCAACATCGGGACAGCCGCTCTCCTCTCCTTCGGATGCATAATGTGCCACTCCTGCCACACAGGCGGGTGCCCCACCTCCCTTACCAACATGATCGGCGCCAGGCCAGACCTAGATATCGAGTGGGCCTCCGCCATGTTGAGGAGGTACCTCAGGGCGCTGAGGCTCGGCCTTAAGGCCATCCTCTACTCCCTAGGCATGGACAGCCTCAAGGAGCTGGCCGGCCGGAGGGACCTCCTGGGGCTCTACTACGCCGACGAGGCCGTGGCCTCCACAATAGGCGTTGACCTAATGGCGGAGGGGGAGATAGCGTATTTCCAAGAATACGCGCCGACGATGCCGAGGGAGGTGTACGAGGAGGGCAAGGTCCCGATAATAGGCATGGGAGGCGTGGTGCCAGGCTACACCTACCCCGCCAGGAGGCCCCTCGACTTGTTGAGGATAGAAGCGGCGCAGGTAACCCACCCATCTGTTGACCCGTACAGGGAGGAGGTGGACGTGAGGGTTTACGTCAACGGCTTCTCCTACGACACGCCCATAGTGGTGCCCGGACTAGAGCGCGCGGCCGTGATGGCGGGCTACGCCCTCGGCGCGCTGGTAGACGGCGCCGGTTGCCCAGAGCCGGAGTACTGCCTATCCACACTCCCCCACGTCAGGTTGCCGCCTTCTAGAGACATAGAGCCGAGGGAGGGCATCGTAATCATCGACGAAAGACTAAAAGGCGACGCATGGCTGGAGGAAGCCGTGGCGTTGCTGGACGAAAAGGCCAGACAAGCCGGGATTAGGGAGAAGATGACCATAATAGCGGCGGGGCGCCTCTCAAGCGGCGCCGACGTCTACAAGCTGGCGGCCCTAGGCGCAGACCTGGTGGAGCCCCGCGAGGCGTTTGAGCTCCTGGCCAGCAGGCAGGCCCCCAGCTACGCCGCCAAGAGGCGTTGGTACGAAAACCTCATATCAGTCCTCACAAAGGAGCTCAAGCTGGCCATGGGCGCGGGGGGAATAACAGACTACTACCACATGGTCGGCAACAAGGACCTGCTAAGATCCCTAGACGGGAGAATAGCCGCCAGGCTCAACGTACCGGTGGCGGGCAACTAA